The following proteins come from a genomic window of Pseudomonas cichorii:
- a CDS encoding YeeE/YedE family protein — translation MSTSLSAAPSRKPGATLVAVLLLLFAALFLLSSTNVRQVLLLIVGAALGLTLYHAAFGFTSAWRVFIKERRGAGLRAQMVMLALAVVLFFPALGAGTLFGQPVNGLVAPAGVSVVFGAFIFGIGMQLGGGCASGTLFTAGGGNARMLVTLLFFILGSLIATHHVDWWFSLPSFPATSIVKSFGVIPALGLSLAVFAFIAWLTVRLEKRRHGELEAPVTSEHRGLQRFVRGPWILVWGAVALALLNYATLALAGRPWGITSAFALWGAKVAGSLGVDVGSWAFWQMPANAKALAAPVWEDITSVMDVGIMIGALLAAGLAGRFAPNLNIPARSLIAAVVGGLLLGYGSRLAYGCNIGAYFSGIASGSLHGWLWLMAAYAGNVVGVRFRPFFFASERPQVALSGC, via the coding sequence ATGAGTACTTCCCTTTCGGCTGCGCCTTCGCGCAAGCCCGGTGCGACGTTGGTCGCTGTTCTACTGCTGTTGTTCGCTGCGCTTTTTTTGCTCAGTAGCACCAATGTGCGTCAGGTGCTGTTGCTGATCGTGGGTGCTGCACTGGGCCTTACGCTTTATCACGCTGCATTCGGTTTCACATCTGCGTGGCGGGTCTTCATCAAGGAGCGACGTGGCGCAGGCTTGCGTGCCCAGATGGTCATGCTGGCGTTGGCGGTTGTGCTGTTCTTCCCGGCATTGGGCGCGGGCACGCTGTTTGGTCAGCCGGTAAACGGGCTGGTCGCACCGGCAGGTGTTTCGGTGGTGTTCGGAGCGTTCATCTTTGGTATCGGGATGCAACTGGGCGGCGGGTGTGCCTCGGGAACACTGTTCACTGCCGGTGGCGGCAATGCGCGGATGCTGGTGACTCTGCTGTTCTTCATTCTCGGCTCCCTGATTGCGACTCACCATGTCGACTGGTGGTTCTCGCTGCCATCCTTCCCGGCCACGTCCATCGTCAAAAGCTTTGGCGTGATACCCGCTCTTGGCCTGAGCCTGGCGGTATTCGCGTTCATTGCGTGGCTGACGGTACGCCTGGAAAAACGCCGTCATGGCGAGCTTGAAGCGCCTGTCACCAGTGAGCACCGTGGCCTGCAGCGCTTCGTGCGCGGTCCCTGGATTCTGGTCTGGGGTGCGGTGGCCCTGGCGTTGCTGAACTATGCGACTCTGGCGCTGGCCGGACGGCCTTGGGGTATCACGTCGGCTTTCGCCCTGTGGGGTGCCAAAGTGGCAGGCAGCCTTGGCGTGGATGTCGGCAGCTGGGCATTCTGGCAGATGCCTGCTAATGCCAAGGCGCTGGCGGCTCCGGTCTGGGAAGACATTACCAGCGTGATGGACGTCGGCATCATGATCGGGGCCTTGCTGGCTGCCGGGCTGGCGGGGCGTTTTGCACCGAATCTGAATATCCCGGCGCGCTCGCTGATCGCTGCCGTGGTGGGCGGTCTGCTGCTGGGTTACGGTTCTCGTCTGGCTTATGGCTGCAACATTGGCGCGTACTTCAGCGGTATTGCCTCGGGCAGTCTGCATGGCTGGCTGTGGCTGATGGCGGCTTATGCCGGCAACGTTGTCGGTGTCCGTTTCCGGCCATTCTTTTTCGCTTCGGAACGCCCTCAAGTGGCCTTGAGCGGCTGCTGA
- the pdxR gene encoding MocR-like pyridoxine biosynthesis transcription factor PdxR, protein MLSGSPAFPLNLAGIELDRRRGLSRQLYQVLRQRILDGGLGSGTRLPASRDLAESLSISRNSVMRAYDQLYAEGFIEGRIGDGTYVAQLPDKTVVVESSPAKKLSTELSTGLSTRLYTCLSTFPSENLQNAPDQVIHSPAMELLQKHHLSTPIKSAPRAFRVGVPAFDLFPFAIWGKLNAAFWRKPDLQLLGYGEAAGEWRLRELIALYLRSSRGLHCSAEQIVITNGAQQAISLCAQLLLEAGDGVAVENPGYRAAGHAFAVAGARLQGIAVDEDGMRCADLQQIDCKLAYVTPSHQYPTGVVMSLARRLELLAWAKNNQGWIVEDDYDGEYRYSGAPLAPLAALDGAGRVLYVGTFGKVVFPALRLGYLVLPQGLVKPFSQRRGVDMRHSEVSTQAVMAQFIATGHFQRHIRRMRRAALSRRNALLEGWPDNLPGCGAMPRVVAGLHVMVRVDSLARERELIEKAESVDVEINALSDYWLPDSADPVDNRAGLVLGFAGVPEAAIADALARLRRVW, encoded by the coding sequence ATGCTTTCAGGCTCTCCCGCGTTTCCCTTGAACCTCGCCGGTATCGAACTGGACAGGCGCAGGGGCTTGAGTCGCCAGCTTTATCAGGTCTTGCGTCAGCGGATTCTCGATGGCGGCCTTGGCAGTGGCACGCGCCTGCCGGCCAGCCGTGACCTGGCCGAGTCGTTGTCGATTTCTCGCAACAGCGTGATGCGTGCCTACGACCAGCTTTACGCTGAAGGCTTCATTGAAGGGCGTATTGGTGACGGGACCTATGTCGCTCAGTTGCCTGATAAAACAGTGGTTGTTGAAAGTTCACCTGCGAAAAAATTATCCACTGAACTATCCACAGGCTTATCAACAAGGTTATACACATGTTTATCCACATTTCCCTCCGAAAATCTTCAAAATGCGCCGGATCAAGTTATCCACAGCCCAGCGATGGAGCTTCTGCAAAAGCATCATTTGAGTACCCCGATCAAGAGCGCGCCACGTGCATTCCGGGTGGGTGTGCCGGCGTTCGATCTCTTCCCTTTTGCCATATGGGGCAAGCTGAATGCAGCTTTCTGGCGCAAGCCGGACCTTCAACTGCTGGGCTATGGCGAGGCTGCCGGAGAGTGGCGACTTAGAGAGCTGATTGCCTTGTACCTGCGCTCGTCTCGCGGGTTGCATTGCTCGGCTGAACAAATAGTGATCACCAATGGCGCACAACAGGCCATAAGCCTTTGTGCACAGTTGCTGCTGGAGGCTGGCGACGGGGTTGCTGTGGAAAACCCTGGCTATCGTGCGGCGGGTCATGCCTTTGCTGTTGCGGGGGCGAGGTTGCAGGGTATTGCTGTGGATGAAGACGGCATGCGCTGTGCGGATCTGCAACAGATCGACTGCAAACTGGCTTACGTCACGCCCTCCCATCAATACCCGACCGGTGTGGTCATGAGCCTGGCTCGCCGGCTGGAACTGCTGGCCTGGGCAAAAAACAACCAGGGCTGGATCGTCGAGGATGACTACGACGGCGAGTACCGCTACAGCGGCGCGCCGCTGGCACCCTTGGCGGCGCTGGATGGGGCAGGGCGGGTTCTGTATGTCGGGACGTTCGGCAAAGTGGTTTTTCCGGCGTTGCGTCTCGGGTATCTGGTCTTGCCTCAGGGTTTGGTCAAGCCGTTCAGCCAGCGTCGGGGCGTGGACATGCGCCATTCCGAGGTCAGCACCCAGGCGGTGATGGCGCAATTTATCGCGACCGGTCACTTCCAGCGTCATATTCGGCGTATGCGCCGTGCGGCCTTGAGCCGTCGCAATGCACTGCTGGAAGGCTGGCCGGATAATCTTCCGGGCTGTGGCGCGATGCCCAGGGTCGTGGCCGGCTTGCACGTCATGGTCCGCGTGGACAGCCTGGCCCGTGAGCGCGAACTGATCGAAAAGGCCGAGAGTGTCGATGTCGAAATCAATGCCTTGAGCGATTACTGGCTGCCGGACTCCGCCGATCCTGTGGATAACCGCGCCGGGCTGGTCCTCGGATTTGCAGGCGTACCGGAAGCTGCCATTGCCGATGCATTGGCCAGGTTGCGTCGGGTCTGGTGA
- a CDS encoding FMN-binding negative transcriptional regulator: MYTPKAFSENDTLQLQDLMEQTRLAILVTQDEDGLQATHLPLLLSREQGPNGTLYGHLAKANPQWRALEKPTEVMVIFPGGDAYVSPSFYPSKAEHEKVVPTWNYLAVHAYGQAEVFTDPERLHQLVGRLTDKHESRRAQPWSINDAPAEYIEKMLGAIVGFALPIERLQGKRKLSQNRSAPDIKGVRDGLAASHDPKDQEIARLMS, encoded by the coding sequence ATGTACACGCCCAAAGCCTTCAGTGAGAACGACACGCTGCAGTTGCAGGACTTGATGGAGCAGACACGTCTGGCGATTCTCGTCACTCAGGACGAAGACGGCTTGCAGGCGACGCACCTGCCACTGTTACTGAGCCGCGAACAAGGCCCCAACGGCACGCTCTACGGGCACCTGGCCAAAGCCAATCCTCAATGGCGAGCACTCGAAAAACCGACTGAGGTCATGGTGATATTCCCCGGTGGCGATGCCTATGTGAGCCCGTCCTTTTACCCGAGCAAGGCGGAGCACGAAAAAGTCGTACCGACCTGGAATTACCTGGCCGTTCACGCTTATGGCCAGGCCGAGGTCTTCACTGATCCCGAGCGCCTGCACCAACTGGTCGGCCGTCTCACCGACAAGCATGAATCCCGTCGTGCCCAGCCCTGGTCCATCAATGATGCACCGGCCGAGTACATCGAAAAGATGCTGGGCGCGATTGTCGGCTTTGCCTTGCCCATCGAACGCTTGCAGGGCAAACGCAAACTCAGCCAGAACCGCAGCGCCCCGGATATTAAGGGGGTACGCGATGGCCTGGCTGCCAGCCATGATCCAAAAGACCAGGAAATCGCTCGCTTGATGAGCTGA
- a CDS encoding GNAT family N-acetyltransferase, with translation MTAVQIRPVTADDHGAWLPLWQAYLRFYKTELADGVSDVTWQRILDPAETTHSALAWLDGKAVGMVNFIYHRSNWSIKNACYLQDLIVAPEQRGTGIGRRLIEHVYATAKANDCDKVHWLTHETNTTAIQLYERIAERGGYIQFRKAL, from the coding sequence ATGACCGCAGTTCAAATCCGCCCCGTAACAGCCGACGATCACGGCGCATGGCTGCCGTTGTGGCAGGCCTATCTGCGCTTCTACAAGACCGAACTGGCCGATGGCGTCAGTGATGTCACCTGGCAGCGCATCCTGGACCCCGCCGAAACCACCCACTCGGCATTGGCCTGGCTGGATGGCAAAGCAGTGGGCATGGTGAACTTCATCTACCATCGCTCCAACTGGAGCATCAAGAATGCCTGTTATCTACAGGACTTGATCGTGGCCCCCGAACAACGCGGTACCGGCATCGGCAGGCGGTTGATCGAACATGTCTACGCTACAGCCAAGGCCAACGATTGCGACAAGGTTCACTGGCTGACCCACGAAACCAACACCACGGCCATTCAGCTTTACGAACGCATCGCAGAACGCGGCGGCTACATTCAATTTCGCAAGGCCCTTTAA
- a CDS encoding GNAT family N-acetyltransferase: protein MSDIPLHWQPATLPGGTMLEGRFIRLEKLDPLRHGDDLWLALNGPNSDPKLWDYLPYGPFNEREAFDAWLERHAKDTDPWFYSVVDQATGMTEGVISLMSIVAAHGRIEIGHVTFGASMQRTPKGTEAIYLLAREAFALGNRRLEWKCNANNARSRRAADRFGFSYEGLFRQHMVTKDVNRDTAWYSIIDSEWPELQKAFEAWLAVDNFKDGQQIKGLEAFRG, encoded by the coding sequence ATGTCCGATATCCCGCTCCACTGGCAACCCGCAACACTTCCCGGCGGCACGATGCTGGAAGGCCGTTTCATTCGCCTGGAAAAACTCGACCCGCTACGCCATGGCGACGATCTGTGGCTTGCGCTCAATGGTCCGAACTCCGATCCAAAGCTCTGGGATTACCTGCCTTACGGCCCGTTCAACGAACGCGAGGCTTTCGATGCCTGGCTGGAGCGACATGCCAAGGACACTGACCCGTGGTTCTACAGCGTGGTCGATCAGGCCACAGGCATGACCGAAGGTGTGATCAGCCTGATGTCCATCGTCGCCGCCCATGGCCGTATTGAAATAGGCCACGTGACCTTTGGTGCCAGCATGCAACGCACCCCCAAAGGCACAGAAGCCATCTACTTGCTGGCCCGGGAAGCCTTTGCTCTGGGCAACCGCCGACTGGAGTGGAAATGCAACGCCAATAACGCCCGCTCCCGGCGTGCGGCAGATCGCTTCGGCTTCAGCTACGAAGGGCTCTTTCGCCAGCATATGGTGACTAAAGACGTGAACCGCGATACCGCCTGGTATTCGATCATCGACAGCGAATGGCCCGAACTGCAAAAGGCTTTCGAGGCCTGGCTGGCTGTGGATAACTTCAAGGATGGGCAGCAGATTAAGGGACTGGAAGCGTTTCGCGGATGA
- the oadA gene encoding sodium-extruding oxaloacetate decarboxylase subunit alpha, translating into MSKKIFVTDTILRDAHQSLLATRMRTEDMLPICDKLDKVGYWSLEVWGGATFDACVRFLKEDPWERLRQLRVALPNTRLQMLLRGQNLLGYRHYSDDVVKAFVAKAAENGIDVFRIFDAMNDVRNLKVAIEAVKAAGKHAQGTIAYTTSPVHTISAFVEQARQMEAMGCDSVAIKDMAGLLTPYATGELVKALKAEQSLPVFIHSHDTAGLAAMCQLKAVENGADHIDTAISSFAWGTSHPGTESMVAALKGSEFDTGLDLELLQEIGLCFYAVRKKYHQFESEFTAVDTRVQVNQVPGGMISNLANQLKEQGALSRMGEVLAEIPRVRKDLGYPPLVTPTSQIVGTQAFFNVLAGERYKTITNEVKLYLQGGYGKAPGEVDAKLRRQAIGNEDLIDVRPADLLKPEMTKLRGEVGDLAQSEEDVLTYAMFPDIGRKFLEERAAGTLKPEELLPIPEAGSVAKVGGEGVPTEFVIDVHGETYRVDITGVGVKAEGKRHFYLSIDGMPEEVVFEPLNEFVGGGASKRKQAHAPGHVSTTMPGNIVDVLVKEGDTVKAGQAVLITEAMKMETEVQASIAGKVVAIHVAKGDRVNPGEILVEIE; encoded by the coding sequence ATGTCCAAGAAAATCTTTGTCACCGACACTATCCTGCGCGACGCTCACCAATCGTTGCTGGCGACCCGCATGCGTACCGAAGACATGCTGCCGATCTGCGACAAGCTCGACAAGGTCGGCTACTGGTCGCTGGAAGTGTGGGGCGGTGCGACCTTTGATGCCTGTGTGCGGTTTCTGAAAGAAGACCCGTGGGAGCGCCTGCGCCAGTTGCGTGTGGCCTTGCCCAACACCCGTCTGCAAATGCTGCTGCGCGGCCAGAACCTGCTGGGCTACCGCCACTACAGCGATGACGTGGTGAAGGCGTTTGTCGCCAAGGCGGCGGAAAACGGTATCGATGTGTTCCGTATCTTCGACGCCATGAACGATGTGCGTAACCTGAAAGTCGCCATTGAGGCCGTGAAAGCGGCGGGTAAACATGCCCAGGGCACCATCGCTTACACCACCAGCCCGGTGCATACCATCAGCGCCTTCGTGGAACAGGCCAGGCAAATGGAGGCCATGGGTTGCGACTCGGTGGCGATCAAGGACATGGCCGGTCTGCTGACCCCTTACGCCACGGGCGAACTGGTCAAGGCATTGAAGGCCGAGCAATCGCTTCCGGTCTTTATCCACTCCCATGACACCGCAGGTCTGGCGGCCATGTGTCAGCTCAAGGCTGTCGAAAACGGAGCCGACCATATCGATACGGCCATCTCCAGCTTCGCCTGGGGCACCAGCCATCCAGGCACCGAATCCATGGTCGCGGCTCTCAAGGGCAGCGAGTTCGACACCGGGCTCGATCTGGAACTGTTGCAGGAAATCGGCTTGTGCTTCTACGCCGTGCGCAAGAAGTACCACCAGTTCGAGAGCGAGTTCACCGCAGTCGACACCCGCGTACAGGTCAATCAGGTGCCGGGCGGCATGATTTCCAACCTGGCCAACCAGCTCAAGGAGCAGGGCGCTCTCAGCCGTATGGGCGAAGTGCTGGCCGAGATCCCGCGTGTCCGCAAGGATCTGGGCTATCCGCCGCTGGTGACACCGACTTCCCAGATCGTTGGCACCCAGGCGTTTTTCAACGTGCTGGCGGGCGAGCGTTACAAAACCATCACCAACGAAGTGAAGCTGTACCTGCAAGGCGGTTACGGCAAGGCGCCGGGTGAAGTGGACGCCAAGCTGCGTCGTCAGGCCATCGGCAACGAAGACCTGATCGATGTGCGCCCGGCCGATCTGCTCAAGCCGGAAATGACCAAGCTGCGTGGCGAAGTCGGTGACCTCGCGCAATCCGAAGAAGACGTGCTGACTTACGCCATGTTCCCGGACATCGGCCGCAAGTTCCTCGAAGAGCGCGCTGCGGGCACCCTGAAACCTGAAGAACTGTTGCCGATTCCGGAAGCGGGCAGCGTCGCAAAGGTGGGCGGCGAAGGTGTGCCGACCGAGTTCGTGATCGACGTTCACGGCGAAACCTACCGTGTGGATATCACCGGCGTAGGTGTCAAGGCCGAGGGCAAGCGTCACTTCTACCTGTCCATCGACGGCATGCCGGAAGAAGTGGTGTTCGAGCCGCTCAACGAATTCGTCGGCGGCGGTGCCAGCAAGCGCAAACAAGCTCATGCACCGGGTCATGTCAGCACCACCATGCCCGGCAACATCGTCGACGTGCTGGTCAAGGAAGGCGACACCGTCAAGGCCGGTCAGGCCGTGCTGATCACTGAAGCGATGAAAATGGAAACCGAAGTCCAGGCCTCCATCGCCGGCAAGGTGGTTGCCATTCATGTTGCCAAAGGCGACCGGGTCAACCCTGGCGAGATCCTGGTCGAGATCGAATGA
- a CDS encoding acetyl-CoA carboxylase biotin carboxylase subunit: protein MITKILIANRGEIAVRIVRACAEMGIRSVAIFSDADRHALHVKRADEAYSIGAEPLAGYLNPRKLVNLAVETGCDALHPGYGFLSENAELAEICAERGVKFIGPSAEVIRRMGDKTEARRSMIKAGVPVTPGTEGNVADIQEALLEGDRIGYPVMLKATSGGGGRGIRRCNSRDELEQAFPRVISEATKAFGSAEVFLEKCIVNPKHIEAQILGDSFGNVVHLFERDCSIQRRNQKLIEIAPSPQLTPEQRAYIGDLSVRAAKAVGYENAGTVEFLLADGEVYFMEMNTRVQVEHTITEEITGIDIVREQIRIASGQPLSIKQEDIIHRGFALQFRINAEDPKNNFLPSFGKITRYYAPGGPGVRTDTAIYTGYTIPPFYDSMCLKLIVWALTWEEAMDRGLRALDDMRLQGVKTTAAYYQEILRNPEFRSGQFNTSFVESHPELTNYSIKRKPEELALAIAAAIAAHAGL, encoded by the coding sequence GTGATAACAAAAATCCTGATCGCCAACCGTGGAGAGATTGCTGTCCGGATCGTGCGTGCATGCGCCGAAATGGGCATTCGCTCGGTTGCGATCTTTTCGGACGCCGACCGGCATGCCTTGCATGTCAAACGTGCCGACGAAGCCTATAGCATTGGCGCTGAACCTCTCGCCGGTTACCTGAACCCGCGCAAGCTGGTGAACCTGGCAGTGGAAACTGGATGCGATGCGCTGCATCCCGGTTACGGCTTCCTCTCGGAAAACGCCGAACTGGCGGAAATCTGCGCAGAGCGCGGCGTGAAGTTCATCGGCCCGTCCGCAGAAGTCATTCGCCGCATGGGCGACAAGACCGAAGCGCGCCGCAGCATGATAAAGGCTGGCGTGCCAGTCACGCCGGGCACGGAAGGCAACGTTGCGGATATCCAGGAAGCCTTGCTTGAAGGCGATCGTATCGGTTATCCGGTGATGCTCAAGGCGACTTCCGGTGGTGGTGGCCGTGGCATTCGCCGCTGCAACAGCCGCGACGAACTGGAGCAGGCTTTCCCACGGGTGATTTCCGAAGCCACCAAGGCTTTCGGCTCGGCGGAAGTTTTCCTGGAAAAGTGCATCGTCAATCCCAAGCACATCGAGGCGCAGATCCTCGGTGACAGCTTCGGCAATGTGGTGCATCTGTTCGAGCGTGATTGCTCCATCCAGCGTCGCAACCAGAAGCTGATCGAAATCGCCCCCAGCCCGCAACTGACACCTGAACAGCGCGCCTATATCGGCGACCTGTCGGTGCGTGCCGCCAAGGCGGTGGGTTACGAGAATGCCGGGACCGTGGAATTCCTGCTCGCCGATGGCGAGGTGTATTTCATGGAGATGAACACCCGGGTTCAGGTTGAGCACACGATCACCGAAGAGATCACCGGCATCGACATCGTGCGCGAGCAGATTCGCATTGCGTCCGGCCAGCCGCTGTCGATCAAGCAGGAAGACATCATTCATCGCGGTTTTGCCCTGCAATTCCGGATCAATGCCGAAGACCCGAAGAACAACTTCCTGCCCAGCTTCGGCAAGATCACCCGCTATTACGCGCCCGGCGGGCCTGGCGTGCGGACCGATACGGCGATCTACACCGGGTACACGATTCCGCCGTTCTACGACTCCATGTGCCTGAAACTGATTGTCTGGGCGCTGACCTGGGAAGAGGCGATGGACCGCGGTCTGCGTGCGCTGGACGACATGCGCCTGCAGGGCGTGAAGACCACTGCAGCCTATTACCAGGAAATCCTGCGCAATCCGGAATTCCGCAGCGGCCAGTTCAACACCAGCTTCGTTGAAAGCCACCCTGAACTGACCAACTACTCGATCAAGCGCAAACCCGAAGAGCTGGCCCTGGCCATCGCCGCCGCCATCGCCGCCCATGCAGGTCTATGA
- a CDS encoding LysR family transcriptional regulator, translated as MRKSLMRMTLRQLRIFNEVCDLRSYSRAAEEMSLTQPAVSLQIRQLEELIGQPLFEYVGKKLYLTEAAEALQLASRDIFGRLESLDMQLSDMQGSLQGQLKLAIESSCKYFIPHVFAAFKRQHPEVILNLTVVNRAMVIRRLSDNRDDLVVMSMVPQDMGLEFLPFLNNPIVAVAPANHPLCDREQLSLKDLEPWPLLIRESGSGTRRACEEYVKEKRVHFTQTQEVSSSEAQRECVVAGLGLALLTRHAVSMELATGALKELPVAELPLYRSWCVVQARDKRLSPVAHAFLAFIRTERAQISQLVERFDGRPRTAG; from the coding sequence ATGCGTAAGTCATTGATGCGTATGACATTGCGTCAGTTGCGAATTTTCAATGAAGTGTGCGACCTGCGCTCCTACAGTCGCGCCGCAGAGGAAATGTCCCTCACTCAGCCGGCTGTCAGCCTGCAGATCCGACAGCTTGAAGAGCTGATCGGACAGCCGCTGTTCGAGTATGTCGGCAAAAAACTCTACCTGACCGAAGCCGCCGAAGCGCTGCAACTGGCCAGCCGTGACATCTTCGGCCGCCTGGAAAGCCTGGATATGCAGCTTTCCGACATGCAGGGCTCATTGCAGGGCCAGTTGAAACTGGCCATCGAGTCGAGCTGCAAATATTTCATCCCGCACGTGTTCGCAGCCTTCAAGCGCCAGCACCCGGAAGTCATCCTCAACCTGACCGTGGTCAACCGCGCCATGGTCATCCGGCGCCTGTCGGACAACCGCGACGATCTGGTGGTGATGTCCATGGTGCCTCAGGACATGGGCCTGGAGTTCCTGCCTTTTCTCAACAACCCGATTGTCGCCGTCGCACCGGCGAACCATCCGCTGTGTGATCGGGAACAACTGAGCCTGAAAGACCTGGAGCCCTGGCCGCTGCTGATTCGCGAATCAGGGTCAGGGACACGAAGAGCCTGTGAGGAGTACGTCAAGGAAAAGCGCGTGCATTTCACCCAGACACAGGAAGTGTCATCCAGCGAAGCACAACGCGAATGCGTGGTCGCCGGGCTCGGGCTGGCGCTGCTGACCCGTCACGCCGTCAGCATGGAACTCGCCACCGGCGCCCTCAAGGAACTGCCAGTGGCCGAGTTACCGCTTTACCGAAGCTGGTGCGTGGTACAAGCCAGGGATAAACGCCTGTCTCCCGTCGCTCACGCCTTCCTTGCGTTCATCCGCACCGAACGTGCGCAGATCAGCCAGCTTGTCGAACGCTTCGACGGGCGTCCTCGGACGGCTGGTTAG
- a CDS encoding PA3496 family putative envelope integrity protein: MARHYDDLPNSTVKTRRQQEDQRRMEFRRAIESYCEARQLNQDLCDYMDSMTGNHWQANQPSEDARRSVRQAG, from the coding sequence ATGGCTCGGCATTACGATGACTTACCCAACAGCACCGTCAAGACTCGTCGTCAACAGGAAGACCAGCGCCGAATGGAGTTTCGTCGCGCGATTGAAAGCTACTGCGAAGCGCGGCAGCTCAATCAGGACCTCTGCGATTACATGGACAGCATGACCGGCAACCACTGGCAGGCTAACCAGCCGTCCGAGGACGCCCGTCGAAGCGTTCGACAAGCTGGCTGA
- the hexR gene encoding transcriptional regulator HexR — MNLLQHIAQSRNLLRKSELKVADHVLLDPAAVMHSSMADLAHSVGISEPTIVRFCRAIGCTGFQDLKLKLAQSLAAGASFGQFAIHEDDSVADYSLKIFDTTLHTLMEVRENLDPHALQLAVTAMAGANRVEFYGFGASGAVAADAQHKFFRLLLSAAAYSDPHMQAMSAVTLKPTDVAVCISQSGRSKDLLISANLVRESGATLITLCPSQTPLAELSSVNLAIDVHEDTEIYTPLTSRIAHLVVIDVLAMGVAMARGPSLVNHLKSVKRSLRSLRLSPKSVKAHED; from the coding sequence TTGAATCTGCTGCAACACATCGCCCAGTCACGTAATCTGCTGCGCAAGTCGGAGCTCAAGGTAGCCGACCATGTGCTGCTTGACCCTGCGGCCGTGATGCACAGTTCCATGGCTGACCTGGCCCATAGCGTCGGGATCAGTGAGCCGACCATCGTGCGCTTCTGTCGCGCCATCGGTTGCACGGGCTTTCAGGACCTCAAGCTCAAGCTGGCGCAGAGCCTTGCCGCCGGAGCGAGTTTCGGCCAGTTCGCGATTCACGAAGACGATTCGGTTGCCGATTACAGCCTGAAGATTTTCGACACCACGCTGCACACCTTGATGGAAGTGCGTGAAAACCTCGATCCCCATGCCTTGCAACTGGCCGTGACCGCCATGGCGGGCGCCAATCGTGTGGAGTTCTATGGTTTCGGTGCGTCGGGTGCGGTGGCGGCCGATGCCCAGCACAAGTTCTTTCGCCTGTTGCTGAGCGCTGCGGCCTACTCGGACCCGCACATGCAGGCAATGTCGGCAGTGACTTTGAAGCCAACCGACGTCGCGGTGTGCATTTCCCAGTCCGGTCGCTCCAAGGATCTGCTGATTTCGGCGAACCTGGTTCGCGAAAGCGGCGCCACACTCATCACGCTATGCCCGAGCCAGACACCTCTGGCCGAGCTGTCGTCGGTCAATCTGGCCATCGATGTACACGAAGACACCGAAATCTACACCCCGCTGACTTCGCGCATCGCGCATCTGGTGGTGATCGATGTGCTGGCAATGGGCGTCGCCATGGCTCGCGGTCCGAGCCTGGTCAACCACCTCAAGAGCGTCAAACGCAGTCTGCGCAGCCTGCGACTCTCGCCCAAGTCGGTGAAGGCCCACGAGGATTGA